One window of Doryrhamphus excisus isolate RoL2022-K1 chromosome 13, RoL_Dexc_1.0, whole genome shotgun sequence genomic DNA carries:
- the LOC131140382 gene encoding SERTA domain-containing protein 4-like, with amino-acid sequence MTLVLSMNPFLEPEREPPLSTYQPVWKTQRCSKTCLSNATSPSYTEEKSKQETPFRRLPDHVSMSRLSFFKRKFVDDDEASFSFRTYCQTVAPVLEERAHVLRLSLEKMRFIDDPEAFLRRSVLVNNLLRRLRTEILLQSSDWCFPPNPVLSTILPPGSNPTNQALSRAVPTPICLAPQAGPPFRKRFRMVRAGQGDLRSDCAQTCCCFYAAAAAAGHYLPLPFSMYDAELSSPHSSSVFQIAGHHKIGLTVIEGHEDEEDDDDEEELDDEDEEDEIVSGPSSGWVQGKSKQKSRTRSLLGHTRTEADSRVTGSIEEEEEEEDGEVEEDDEEDGGIRHREWDSASERDLLSVHYWYQRGHRQ; translated from the exons ATGACCCTCGTCTTGTCCATGAATCCTTTCCTGGAGCCAGAGAGAGAACCCCCCCTCTCAACATACCAACCAGTATGGAAGACGCAGCGCTGCAGTAAGACCTGCCTGTCAAACGCCACGTCACCGAGCTACACCGAAGAGAAATCCAAACAGG aaactCCCTTTCGGCGACTTCCTGACCACGTGTCGATGTCAAGACTCTCATTCTTCAAGAGGAAGTTTGTCGACGATGACGAGGCTTCGTTCAGTTTCAGGACGTACTGCCAAACT GTGGCCCCAGTTTTGGAGGAACGGGCCCATGTTCTGCGTCTTTCCCTGGAGAAGATGCGATTCATCGATGACCCCGAGGCGTTCCTGCGCCGCTCAGTCCTCGTTAACAACCTCCTTCGACGTCTACGAACCGAGATCCTTCTCCAGAGCAGCGACTGGTGCTTCCCCCCCAACCCAGTTCTCAGCACCATCTTGCCACCGGGATCAAACCCCACAAATCAGGCACTAAGCAGGGCTGTACCCACCCCGATCTGCTTAGCACCCCAAGCCGGACCACCCTTTCGGAAGAGGTTCCGAATGGTCCGTGCGGGACAGGGGGACCTTCGCAGTGACTGTGCCCAGACGTGTTGTTGCTTCTACGCCGCAGCAGCGGCTGCCGGACACTACCTTCCACTTCCCTTCTCCATGTACGATGCAGAACTGTCCTCGCCGCACTCGTCCTCCGTCTTTCAAATAGCCGGTCACCATAAGATAGGACTGACCGTTATAGAGGGccatgaggatgaggaggacgacgacgatgaGGAGGAACTTGAtgacgaggacgaggaggacgaaATAGTTAGCGGACCTTCTTCCGGTTGGGTTCAGGGCAAGTCCAAACAGAAAAGTAGGACTAGGAGCCTGCTGGGTCATACGAGGACAGAGGCGGATAGCCGCGTGACGGGTAGCatcgaagaggaggaggaggaggaggacggtgAAGTGGAGGAAGACGACGAGGAAGATGGCGGCATCAGGCATCGTGAATGGGACTCGGCTTCAGAACGAGACCTTCTCAGTGTTCACTATTGGTACCAAAGGGGTCACAGACAGTAA